The genomic window TTGGTTGGCATTAACACGGCGATATATTCGCGTTCTGGCGGGTCTGATGGTATTGGCTTTGCCATTCCGGTTGTTATGGTGCAGCGGATTGTCCATACTGCTTTGGAGGGGAATCGTCTGGCACGTCCGTGGATTGGTGCTCGTTTGCAAAGCATCACACGCGACCTTGCAGATACTTTGGCGTTGAAGCAGGAGGCTGGTGCTTTGGTGACCGAGATTTATAAGGGTGGCCCTGCTGACCGCGCGGGCTTGAGGGAAGGGGATGTGATTGTAGGCATTGGGGATCAGGATATTTTGAATCCTGATATTTTGCGCTTTCATATTGCTACTCTTGAGCCGGGTGCACCGATTGAAGTTGATATTATTCGGGGTGGTGAGGCACGTTCTGTTAATTTTCCTTTGGAGATAACACCTGAGCAGCCATTACGTAATCTTGTGGTGCTTGGAGGTAGAACACCTCTTTCGGGAGCTACGGTTGGCAATTTATCGCCGGCGCTGGCAGAGGAACTTGGCCTTGATGTTTTTGTGCGAGGGGTTGTAGTGACATATATAGAGCGTGGCTCTGCGGCGGGGCGGTTTGGTTTTCAGATTGGTGATATTATCGTCCGGTTGGGGGATGTTGATATTGACAGTGTGGCACGCTTGGAAGAGACGTTGGCTGCTCTCCCTCAGGAAGGTTGGCGTTTGAGTTTGCGTCGGGGTGGACGCACCATCACAACAGTGATACGGGGTTGAAGCATTGGTGCTCTAAGAGTCAAAAATTGTGCTAAACTTTGTTGATGGATAC from Parvularculales bacterium includes these protein-coding regions:
- a CDS encoding Do family serine endopeptidase, which gives rise to MLLFSVGVGIGSNVAQAQDQDIVQIPQSLGEIQLSFAPVARRAAPAVVNIYARRIVRRQEGLSPFSNPFFRQFFGNQLLWDAPRERVENSLGSGVIVNSDGVIVTNNHVVEGGESFVVVLADRRSFDATLVLADERSDLAVLKIDPDGEALPALSLGDANKLEVGDLVLAIGNPFGVGQTVTSGIISGLSRTHVGVADFRSFIQTDAAINPGNSGGALVNIRGELVGINTAIYSRSGGSDGIGFAIPVVMVQRIVHTALEGNRLARPWIGARLQSITRDLADTLALKQEAGALVTEIYKGGPADRAGLREGDVIVGIGDQDILNPDILRFHIATLEPGAPIEVDIIRGGEARSVNFPLEITPEQPLRNLVVLGGRTPLSGATVGNLSPALAEELGLDVFVRGVVVTYIERGSAAGRFGFQIGDIIVRLGDVDIDSVARLEETLAALPQEGWRLSLRRGGRTITTVIRG